From the genome of Ailuropoda melanoleuca isolate Jingjing chromosome 5, ASM200744v2, whole genome shotgun sequence:
GATACAAGACACCATTTGGAAGTAATATAAATTGCCAAGCTTCATGCTAACCAAAAGTTGAAAATGGGGATCAGGTTGCAAGAGATGTACTCAGATCCCTCTGGAGCTCTTCCCCTTGCATTGTGACCCTCAGTTTGCCCTATTCCTATTGTATAGATCTAGgactttggggaggggggaaaccTTTTGCCTGTAGGACCCTTGACTACCAGGACcaatattgctttcttttctccttccctctagGATGTCAAAAGTACCCTGGAAAAGTAAGTGATTCTTGCATCTCTTTGAGTGAGTTAGGTCTTGGCTTAGAGACCAGGAGTACAGTTAGGAGTTAGGGGAGAAGGATAGGAAAGTCACGCAGTATCTGGATTAGATGGGGGAGAAGGTTCGTTGCATCCATGAAGCCAGTTAGAGAACAAACCATTGGGAGTAATAGTCCATTACCTTTTCCCTTTTGAGCATCAGGACTAACCTGGTGAGGAAGATACCAAGGTAATGTAGAACCAGAGTCTCCCTGTGCCTGTGGGTGGAAGTGTGTccaaacaagacagacaaaggaGGGGGTTTGGAGAGTGGGGAGAGTGATTACCTACTTGCATGAAATATAGCCATACCCCCAGAAAGTTCTGAGACTCATTCTTAAAATAAGGCTCTGTCCAGGGGATCCTGTGGCTCTCCATAGATTGGCAAAAGAAAGCAGTAAGTGAGTACTTgtcttcagagaggagggagaaagtgggAGGTTGGAGAATTTTAGTTTCTCCCCAAAGAGAATATCTGCATACTCACTAAGCTGGAGCTTCCCCTGACCctgccctctcttcccctatcTCCCTATCCCTCCTAGATGTGAGAAGGTGAAGACCATGGAGGTGACTTCAGTGTCTATAGAGCTGGAAAAGAACTTCAGCAATTTCCCCCGACAGTACTTTGCCCTAAGGAAAATCCTTAAACAGCTAATTGGTGAGTTGTTCCCAAAAGTAAACTAGTAGAGGGAATCAGCAGAGAAGAAAGTCTTTAGATCCCACTTTATCTGGGCTCCACTTATCCCATCTGTCACTTTTTGTGCCTATCCCTTTACCTGGCTTTCAGTTTCACTGTGAGTAACAGAGCTTAGGTGTCATCTACTCTTAGGCCCACACTTTTCTAAATAGGCACCcacagaggttaaataatatgcCTAAACTTGTCCCCccttgagagtgaaagggagtaTCATTAATATTTACTCAGAGAAAATAGTCATGAACCAGGACTGTTCCAGATACATGATCACCCTATCCCTGGACCATAATACTGTCTTTCTGTGTATCCTTCttaacattttctgttctttctggcCCTTAGACTATGACTTGTGCTTCTTCACGTAGTGAGATGATGTCACAGGGTGATGGAGAAGGGGTCAGGCAGGAGCCTAAACCATCAGCACTCGCAGAACCAAGAGATCATTAGCTGTTTACTTTAGGGCCAGGGTGAGAAGGGAAGCCAttgttccctcctctcccttaGATGACACCATGGATTGAGAAAGTGAATCAAACCATGGTGTTCTTGGGACCTTTAAGGAAGCAGGCTCTGTAAAGGCAGGCTGGAAGAGTGAGGCAGGGGCATTTAGCTATTCCCATCCTCATCTAGCTCCCCACTCTGGCTTCTCCCGCCAGCGGATGTGACCCTGGACCCAGAGACTGCTCACCCTAACCTAGTCCTGTCAGAAGATCGTAAGAGCGTCAAGTTTGTGGAGACAAGACTCCGGGATCTCCCTGATACACCACGGCGGTTCACCTTCTACCCTTGTGTCCTGGCTACTGAGGGCTTCACCTCAGGCCGACACTACTGGGAGGTGGAGGTGGGTGATAAGACCCACTGGGCAGTGGGCGTGTGCCGGGACTCCGTGAGCCGAAAGGGCGAGCTGACTCCACTCCCTGAGACTGGCTACTGGCGGGTGCGGCTGTGGAATGGGGACAAATATGCAGCCACCACCACGCCTTTTACCCCTTTGCACATCAAGGTGAAACCCAAGCGGGTGGGCATATTCCTAGACTATGAGGCCGGCACACTGTCTTTTTACAATGTCACAGACCGCTCTCATATCTACACTTTTACTGATACTTTTACTGAGAAACTTTGGCCCCTCTTCTATCCAGGCATCCGGGCTGGTCGGAAGAATGCTGCTCCACTTACCATCAGGCCCCCAACAGATTGGGAGTGACAGGTAGGGATGTGGGAATAATTGGGGTGAGTCAGGGTCAAGAGCTATGGGCCTTCCTTCCTGTGACCTGCTGGAACGTCTTCGTGTCTGCCTGGTTCCAGTCCTGCACTGTCTAGGAGAAGCACCTTGGTTTCTAGAATGGTTTATATGGAGGAGTAGATAGGACTGGTCTGGGATGAGAGCACAGCTGTGTCTCCCTCCTGTCAGGGTGGGGAGCTAGTTCCCAGGGGTTGTCTCCCCTGAAGTCCATCAGGTTTTTCTATTGCACATGGATAggttgggaaggaaggagaggcttTTCCGGAAACAGAAAGTCTGTGGGAGGGTCTGACTTGCTCAAaaccagaagaggaaacagaaacccCTGTACATCCTTTTAGGGGGTTCTTTGACCCAGAATGGTCTTATTTCTTGAGGAAGATCAGAGGGGTCTGTGTACCTCTAGactaaaataaagatgaatgatAGTTGTTGTTATGGGTCTAGAAGTtaaggagttttttgtttttggttttttgttttggtttttttttttttttttgagggcagAGATTGAGCATCAAGATTAGAAAGAAAGTCGGGAAAGGGGCTAAAGGAACAGATTCCTAGTGACTAATGAAGGGGATAGGGGTTTCTTTGGTCTTCCATTCCCAGAGTAAGTTGCCATTATGAGTAGGATTGGCCCGAGGTAGgaatggggggaggagagggtgagaagaaaggagaggagaactTGGGTCCCTGCCTCAGCCTTCAGCAAAGCTGGCTTAGTGCCTGCCTCCTTAGAGTTGGTTGTCTCCAAGATGTCAGCCAGTCACTTTTCTCCTGCAGAGATGAGGTACCAGAGACCCCCAAGACACGTCTACCCATTCACTGCTTTCCCAAGGGAACCTGGAAAGGACAGTCAGGTattagaggaaagaggaaggtttTTCTATCCAAAGCCCTGGCCTTAAAGAATGTTACCAAGTAGCTGCTCCCAAGTTCTCAGCCTTGGTGCTTGGCTAAGGTGTCCAAGccaaaaagggagaaaggaaatggagtCTTCCTCACCCTGAGGACAGGGTAGAAGAGAGGGTGTGTAGAGGGAAGGGTCAGGCAGGCAACTTCCTTTAGCCTGTGTGCATATGGCCTGGAACTAGTGTTCACAGGAGCCagtcttttgcttatttgttgCCATCCTTCACCTTTTGCCATTTCCCCTATCAGAGAATGTAAATCATTTTGACATTAGGCCAAAATAAACAACTTGTAGGGTACATATGTTGTCAAAAAAGGTTAAAGCGATGCATGTCAAACCAAActaaaatgatttgaaatatcTGCTATTTGGGTGATCAGGGGTTCACAGAAGATTGGGACAAGAAACTGCAGTTTATTGAGGGTATTTCAATTCCTCCTACCACCTCAACAGGACTTTGTCCAGACTCTCCTCTTACCTTTGTGCCTTGACTGTGGTTCTTTGTGGCAAGATGCTTTGGTTGGTAAAACATAATATGGAACAAAGGATCCACTGAAGTGATCTCTGTGTTGTGTGGTAATTTGATGATGGCCTTTTGTTGATGTGTAAGAATCACTGGTGTTAAGAatgcatgatcctggggttcgcCCTCAGTGATTGATCaaggtctggggtgggcctggATGTCTACATTTTAAACATACTCCTCATTGGAATTTAGGGATCCTTGTGAAATTAATCCTGGAGGAGGTTTTGGCCATTTCTTCTGAGCTAGAGGCCTGGTTTCCTGCCTGGCCTGACAGGGTTTGAGAAGGGAGAGAGGCCTTATTCTCTCCTGACTTAATGCTGCCCTCTCCCTGTCTCAAGGTTCATTCACGTTCTGCCCCTCCAGCTCACATCCCTCTACTTCTGACTTCAGGAACTGGTGGTCATTAACTATGAGACAGAAGTAAACACAAGATGTCAAACAGAACAAACTGGGAGACAGAGGTCAGAGTAAGGAATGTGAAGTATATGATTGCaacaggggaggtgggggaggggagagtttCAGGGGCAGGAGATGTCAAAAGTTTCTGTGCTCCAGTACCTAAGACTAGAAGTTAGCTAGGATCACCTACTATGTGTCCAGCACTGCATAATAGGAAGTGTTTATTTGGTTAAGTGGAAAAGAATGGGAATAAGCTGTGCTTCCTTCCCTTGACCGCCCTCATCCTTTACAATTTCACTCCTGCTGGTACCAGTGCTTTTTTTGAATGTATAACTTCTGTTCCTTCAGTCTGTAGATCTTTCAGGCAGCAGCCTTTGGCTTCAGGAGAGTAGGGCAGAAGTTCTAGCTGGGTATAAATTGCACATAAGCATCTCCCCATAAGGAGACCAGTCTTCTGTCCtaaaaatgttttgcattttaagATCCTCTCCTGTTCACTAGACTTTCCTACCTAGTATAACTGATCATGGGCTTGAGGAAGACTAGAAGGAAGCCAAAACTCAGGAAGGGACCCTGGACTTGGGTGGCAGGGGGAGGTATGGGTTTATAGGCAACTGGAGTCCGTGAGGCCGCAGGGTGGCGCCAGAGTAAGGATCTCAAAGAGAGGCTCGCGGGCCCAGGAACCACACTTCCCAGGAGGCCGTGCGCGGGCGCCTGAGGCGGGGCTCCCGGAGGGGCGGGACCTGCGGACGGTCGCGTGTGAGGTGCTCGAACGGCGCAGATGGCTGGGCCGGTGAAGGACCGCGAGGCCTTCCAGAGGCTCAGCTTCCTGTACCAGGTGAGTCCCGCGTCGGGGGCGTTCGGGGAGGCGGCCGGCCACGAAGTAATGGTTTCCCTCCCCCAGGCCGCCCACTGTGTCCTTGCGCAAGACCCCGCGAACCAGGCGCTGGCGAGGTTTTACTGCCACACGGAGAGGACCATTGCAAAGCGGCTGGTCTTGCGGCGGTGAGATGCGCAGGGAAACTGGCGGCGGGCGGGACGCGGGAAGAATGGGAGAGGGAGCGCGGGCGCTCGGACCACCAACCCCCTCGTCCCGCAGGGACCCCTCAGTGAAGAGGACCCTCTGTCGTGGCTGCTCTTCCCTCCTCATCCCGGGCCTCACCTGCACCCAGCGCCAGAGACGTGAGTGCTTCTGATGACGTGGGGCGATTGAGGAGCACCAGCGGGCGGGGGAGGAGACCCCCTTCCTCGCTTTAGGTGGGCTTCTGGCGTCGGATTTACAGCAGCCGGCTTCTTCCAGCTCCGGGTTGAATGGCTAACTCCACATGGACCAACTAAGGAAAGTCTGGGCAGTAGGGAAATGATGTTGCCATAAGAGGTAACCCCGCCCACACATACTAATAGATGTTATTTTGCATAGTGGAGGACAAGAGTCACATCagcattcgttcattcaacaaatatttttctaggaTGTGTCAAGTATTGTACAAGATCCGTTATTCTCACTGAAATTATAGTCTGATAGGACAGACTAAGAAACAAGATAGTGTAGAAAATGCTTTACTTGAGGAAGTAAAATGCTAGGTTACTTATGCCAGTGGTGGTGCGGTTCATGATAAGCAAGAGGAgtgagaaatggaaattctaggcATTCTAGGACTCTGAGACAAGAGAGCTTGCGGTGCTGTCAGGGAGACCAGAGTCCAGGAACCTGGAGTTTGAGGTAGGCAAGGGCAAAAACGTGaggctggggaaggacacagggcAGATCTTGAAGAGGCTTcttaaggagtttggactttatcttaaGGGATACTGAGAAATCGACAGACTGTAGACAGGGGTAAGATGCTTTAAATTTGTATTCAAAGTTTCTATTGAGAAACAGTGGAGGCAAAACTGGGTGCAGGAGACCTTTTCTTCTCCTAAACCTGGGcacttccccccctccccaccttcacccAGGCTGCAAGGGACAGCGCTGGACAGTACAGACTTGCCTAACATGCCAGCGCAGCCAACGTTTCCTCAATGATCCTGATCATCTACTCTGGGGAGACCGGCCTGAGGCCCAGCTGGGGAGCCAGGCAGGTGAGAGGTTTGTAGAGAAAAATTGGGGATGCCCCCAGGAAGTTAGGGGTGGCGGGGGCGCATAGAGCTGAAGAGGACATACAGGTGGATTCTGGATTGCTGTGAGAGGTACAACAATCTTAAAAAACTCAATTTCTCATCTACCCAGATCTCAAACCACCGCAGCCCCTGCCAAAGGCAGCCCACCCCATTCCAGCCCACCGTCCTGAGGAGAAAGTGTAGCCTCAGAGGTCCAGTCACCAGTGATGGATTCACCctatctttgaaataaataaagtgtaaTTGTGTTTCACTTTGTGTGCTTCTGTGAGTATTTcagctcttcattctttttcctctgtttcagtttgtatttttctgtcaCTGGCTAACCTCTCTGTCTACCCATGTTCATATTCTTACCGTTTAGGGAGATCCTGATTTCCATAGACCACTTGACCCGACTAAGCAGCTTCCATTTCCAGGGCCCTGACCCCAGTGCTCTTCACCCCTGCTTCCTCAGTACAGTGCTACATTAGGAACTTAGGATCCAGGGTTGTCTGTAAGAGCTTAAGCCTTCatagagtattttttatttgggtaGCCCTAACTTGACTAAAGGGCGAGATAGACTACTGATGCCACgggtgttgtttttatttttttttaaagatatttatttatttatttatttgagagagagcacaagtgggggcaggtggggaggggcagagggagagggacaagcagacaccctgctgagcagggagcccaacttggggctcaatcccaggactctgggttcatgacctgagctaaagacagatgcttaactgactgagccacccaggtgcccctggtgttgtttttaaacaaggaaaaaagttTAGGGGGTCAGAGTGGCTTCAGATCCTCCAGGCTCACTCAGCCTTTCTCAATCTCTcagttttcttctataaaatcCTAATAAGGGAAATTGTACAAATCTGAACTAACAAGGTCAAAGGTGCTAATGAAAGGACACTGGTAGACACTAGACAAGTATGCCCACAGGTTAAACCCTCAGTGTTTTCTTGAGAATGAGTAAACAACAAAAATCGTTTTATTTGATATCCCTAGGGAACTTATTCAAAGATAGAGTTTCAGACTGACCTCTTTGCTAGGTGCCAGCTAATCAGTTTACctcaaacacacaaataaaattcaCTATTCTCAGAAtgcagtttttcttcttccctctctcttatAAATCCTGTGTTGTACTCATTTATTGCATAAAAGTCACTGCATAATGTGGCTTCAAACAATAATGATTCTGTGGACTAAGCTGTCTGAGAGCTTGGCTGGgttgtttcttctgttccataTCACATCAGCTGGAGTCATTCAGCTGCATTAGCTAGTGGTTCTGGCACCTGATCTGGAAGAACCAAGAAGCTTCTTTTGCATGCCTGGCACCTCATCGCTTTTCAGTGTGGCCTAACTACATAACTAGTTTTGAGGTCCTCACAGCATGGCTGTCTCAGGATGGTTGAACCTCTGACATGCTCTCTGGCTTCCACAGAGAGCATTTCAAGAGGACAAGCTCCATTTTCAAGTAatctacacacaacatggggctcaaacttacaaacctgagatcaagagtcacatgctccact
Proteins encoded in this window:
- the RPP21 gene encoding ribonuclease P protein subunit p21 — translated: MAGPVKDREAFQRLSFLYQAAHCVLAQDPANQALARFYCHTERTIAKRLVLRRDPSVKRTLCRGCSSLLIPGLTCTQRQRRCKGQRWTVQTCLTCQRSQRFLNDPDHLLWGDRPEAQLGSQADLKPPQPLPKAAHPIPAHRPEEKV